A genomic region of Zea mays cultivar B73 chromosome 6, Zm-B73-REFERENCE-NAM-5.0, whole genome shotgun sequence contains the following coding sequences:
- the LOC100283383 gene encoding ADP-ribosylation factor GTPase-activating protein AGD12: MARKLRELLQKSGNRVCADCGAPDPKWASANIGVFICLKCSGVHRSLGTHVSKVLSVTLDQWTDDEINSMIEVGGNSYANAIYEAFLPEGYQKPHPDSSQEERADFIRSKYELQEFLKPSLRLVSSNKGSLEATSSRKHMDNSVSLSASFSSEAGMVEFIGILKVKVIRGTKLAVRDLMSSDPYVVLTLGQQKAKTSVSKRNLNPVWNEELKLSVPQHYGPLKLQVFDHDMLSKDDEMGDAEIDLQPMISAATAFGDPDLLADMQIGKWLRSPDNALARDSAVNVVGGKVKQEVSLRLQNVESGEVELELEWIPLNQ; this comes from the exons ATGGCGAGGAAGCTGAGAGAGTTGCTGCAGAAGAGCGGCAACCGCGTATGTGCCGACTGCGGCGCACCTGATCCCAAATGGGC ATCGGCTAACATTGGAGTATTCATTTGCCTAAAGTGTTCTGGTGTTCACAGAAGCCTCGGGACACATGTTTCAAAG GTGCTGTCAGTCACACTAGATCAATGGACGGATGATGAGATCAACTCCATGATAGAAGTTGGTGGAAACTCTTATGCCAATGCTATATATGAAGCATTTCTGCCAGAGGGCTATCAGAAGCCGCATCCAGATTCTAGCCAAGAAGAGAGAGCTGATTTCATCAG GTCGAAGTATGAGTTGCAAGAATTCCTGAAGCCAAGCCTAAGGTTAGTTTCCAGCAATAAGGGCTCTTTAGAGGCGACCAGCTCTCGAAAGCATATGGATAATTCTGTGTCTCTTTCTGCTAGTTTCAGCAGTGAG GCTGGAATGGTTGAGTTCATTGGAATACTAAAAGTTAAAGTGATAAGAGGGACTAAACTAGCTGTAAGAGACCTGATGAGTAGTGACCCCTATGTTGTACTGACCCTAGGACAGCAG AAAGCAAAAACTTCTGTGAGTAAACGTAATCTGAATCCTGTTTGGAATGAAGAGCTTAAGCTGTCAGTTCCCCAGCACTACGGGCCTCTGAAACTT CAAGTGTTCGACCACGACATGCTATCGAAGGATGACGAGATGGGTGACGCAGAGATTGACCTGCAGCCGATGATCAGTGCAGCTACAGCGTTTGGCGACCCTGATCTGCTCGCGGACATGCAGATCGGCAAGTGGCTCAGGTCCCCAGATAATGCGCTGGCAAGGGACAGCGCCGTCAATGTCGTTGGTGGCAAGGTCAAGCAGGAGGTCTCTCTGAGGCTGCAGAACGTGGAATCGGGGGAGGTGGAACTGGAGCTGGAGTGGATACCACTCAATCAGTAG
- the LOC100283383 gene encoding ADP-ribosylation factor GTPase-activating protein AGD12 isoform X1 encodes MARKLRELLQKSGNRVCADCGAPDPKWASANIGVFICLKCSGVHRSLGTHVSKVLSVTLDQWTDDEINSMIEVGGNSYANAIYEAFLPEGYQKPHPDSSQEERADFIRSKYELQEFLKPSLRLVSSNKGSLEATSSRKHMDNSVSLSASFSSEAGMVEFIGILKVKVIRGTKLAVRDLMSSDPYVVLTLGQQHCSLQKAKTSVSKRNLNPVWNEELKLSVPQHYGPLKLQVFDHDMLSKDDEMGDAEIDLQPMISAATAFGDPDLLADMQIGKWLRSPDNALARDSAVNVVGGKVKQEVSLRLQNVESGEVELELEWIPLNQ; translated from the exons ATGGCGAGGAAGCTGAGAGAGTTGCTGCAGAAGAGCGGCAACCGCGTATGTGCCGACTGCGGCGCACCTGATCCCAAATGGGC ATCGGCTAACATTGGAGTATTCATTTGCCTAAAGTGTTCTGGTGTTCACAGAAGCCTCGGGACACATGTTTCAAAG GTGCTGTCAGTCACACTAGATCAATGGACGGATGATGAGATCAACTCCATGATAGAAGTTGGTGGAAACTCTTATGCCAATGCTATATATGAAGCATTTCTGCCAGAGGGCTATCAGAAGCCGCATCCAGATTCTAGCCAAGAAGAGAGAGCTGATTTCATCAG GTCGAAGTATGAGTTGCAAGAATTCCTGAAGCCAAGCCTAAGGTTAGTTTCCAGCAATAAGGGCTCTTTAGAGGCGACCAGCTCTCGAAAGCATATGGATAATTCTGTGTCTCTTTCTGCTAGTTTCAGCAGTGAG GCTGGAATGGTTGAGTTCATTGGAATACTAAAAGTTAAAGTGATAAGAGGGACTAAACTAGCTGTAAGAGACCTGATGAGTAGTGACCCCTATGTTGTACTGACCCTAGGACAGCAG CATTGTTCTCTGCAGAAAGCAAAAACTTCTGTGAGTAAACGTAATCTGAATCCTGTTTGGAATGAAGAGCTTAAGCTGTCAGTTCCCCAGCACTACGGGCCTCTGAAACTT CAAGTGTTCGACCACGACATGCTATCGAAGGATGACGAGATGGGTGACGCAGAGATTGACCTGCAGCCGATGATCAGTGCAGCTACAGCGTTTGGCGACCCTGATCTGCTCGCGGACATGCAGATCGGCAAGTGGCTCAGGTCCCCAGATAATGCGCTGGCAAGGGACAGCGCCGTCAATGTCGTTGGTGGCAAGGTCAAGCAGGAGGTCTCTCTGAGGCTGCAGAACGTGGAATCGGGGGAGGTGGAACTGGAGCTGGAGTGGATACCACTCAATCAGTAG